In Acipenser ruthenus chromosome 6, fAciRut3.2 maternal haplotype, whole genome shotgun sequence, the following proteins share a genomic window:
- the LOC117410864 gene encoding TOG array regulator of axonemal microtubules protein 1-like isoform X1 yields the protein MEHGNFTTGKFKAPVAVYCGSVPHVKPGYKPVRSGSLDSSMHLYGNDWRAVDMELFLPRLKPPVSERCVQSGESQKGVRHLVRGRPHQRRLSLLPIPISSRTQHPLSQPESQKLDKTGAKASSASLDSDTTWSQRKTRGSLEPDGAGTLPLRPAKARSPSQRPLNGFKPIPPIEPGSKKNSPPSESISKPSSPHPALPENSKPIPPIEPSSTPSSPSEPISNPSSELGSKPTPIIKLCPGPVVMDRGGGKGGSASLSGGPAEKPRVGDSQDKLDESLPSGTLRRRKSLLPIPLLGVARSRTPSPHPPSQPGRSPEVRADRRLSPEGESVPPAVSVRQYRGAGEWSAAVGVLPPASTESAGTSKDKSKESIGVTQPDFTTQPQNTTQSIQTEFKIQPLIKNQTDVTTIPQIKTQSEVTTQTDYEIQPHITIQPEVTSQTQNTTQSEVTTQTDYEIQPQITIQPEVTSQTQNTTQSEVTTQTDYKIQPQITIQPEVTLQPQNTTQTDYKIQPQITIQPEVNSQPQVATQTEFVTQPQIPIQHQDTVQPQVKSLSEAATQTEFSTQPQLTTIPVITIQSQATAQPQMNPQSEAATQPEIRTQSEATTQPKIPTQADIETLPEPLSLIPEGHAMLEQQDSLEEEIHISISKSAQAKVRQKWRKELELLWREKERERAQWRSEAASDNDLRTDSSIDLDTVDSSEPQPAAGVESPTSTESPTDSGQPAEQTLSSEQTQLSQGQQDEEKDEEESHKIHISISKSAQEKVRQKWRKLELLRREKERERAQWRSEDDCVEHLSSDPINDPMHNAVTVDSSKPPYELEYAPPQRRSSVGTVLRRRASRPSLPTVHQLRRHSSVVLPLTSLPQEQEEDSYNEETRPFSRPEQQLSAALKALDDNDWEVKKRGLSTLRCLASWHPDTLLPRLHDVCLMVTREVNNLRSKVARSAMQTLADVARAVGRSLDPELEEVTRVLLLRAGDTSEFLRERAEWAVGVLVASATPSRMLAALIAAGATQRNVLVRRCAAEHMLMAVETLGAERLLGGRDGTELIVQTMVKLAQDAHQDTRFYGRRMVTILMSHPESDHFIQKSLSTHDLHFILTSIKQKGKRDSVPELTPVKGRRSSRASFSTVAKEVMLLNRRESAPQRRVSVHPLEPAPAPGVLDETPPHGGLLRKAVVRSLENMEKLKELHRLLTSRDFQERMQGVSLLLQLGTDNTQLITANSVKLLDWFLPRLQDSNRKVNLQALQTASELVPLLKDSLHPILYPLATVVIDNLNSKHPGISPAARNLLDSLITHTDNVLLLQLLASRVQFISGRATHDVIERLSVLVASVYPRKPQAVERHVLPVLWHLLGNMTGSGVLPGGNGNVRPAVAQLVCSIHQHMGPGLQESGSTQPAQVRRTLQELIQTGEGEGGERAVEEVGEPGEEQRGEDGQRGERGDDGGGQIGQQHENL from the exons ATGGAACATGGCAACTTCACTACgg GTAAATTCAAGGCCCCGGTTGCAGTGTATTGTGGGAGCGTGCCCCATGTAAAGCCGGGGTACAAACCAGTGCGGAGTGGCAGCCTTGACTCAAGCATGCATCTCTATGGCAACGACTGGCGAGCTGTGGACATGG AGCTGTTCCTGCCCAGGCTGAAGCCGCCGGTGTCAGAGAGGTGTGTGCAGAGCGGAGAGAGTCAGAAGGGAGTGCGCCACCTTGTGAGAGGGAGGCCCCACCAGAGGAGACTGTCGCTGCTGCCCATCCCCATCAGCTCTCGAACCCAGCACCCACTCTCCCAGCCTGAGTCACAAAAGCTTGACAAGACAGGGGCCAAGGCAAGCAGTGCTTCACTGGACTCTGACACCACCTGGAGCCAGAGGAAGACAAGAG GCTCGTTGGAGCCCGATGGTGCAGGCACCCTGCCTCTCAGACCAGCCAAGGCTCGCTCCCCTTCTCAGAGACCCCTGAATGGGTTCAAACCCATCCCTCCTATTGAACCCGGGTCAAAAAAAAACAGCCCTCCCAGCGAGTCAATTTCCAAACCCAGTTCTCCTCACCCAGCCCTTCCAGAGAATTCTAAACCCATTCCCCCTATTGAACCCAGCTCCACACCCAGCTCTCCCAGTGAGCCCATCTCTAATCCCTCTTCTGAACTTGGGTCCAAACCCACACCCATCATAAAGCTGTGTCCCGGCCCTGTGGTGATGGACCGGGGAGGAGGGAAGGGGGGCAGTGCCAGTCTGTCTGGGGGTCCGGCAGAGAAACCCAGAGTGGGGGACTCCCAGGACAAACTAGATGAG TCCCTTCCTTCTGGAACTCTCAGAAGGAGGAAGTCGCTGCTTCCGATTCCCCTATTGGGAGTTGCTCGCAGCCGCACGCCTTCCCCTCACCCTCCCAGCCAACCAGGACGCAGCCCAGAGGTGCGCGCAGACAGGAG GTTGTCCCCCGAGGGTGAGAGTGTTCCTCCCGCAGTGTCAGTCCGTCAGTATCGGGGTGCAGGGGAGTGGAGTGCAG CTGTCGGAGTGTTGCCACCGGCCAGCACAGAGAGCGCCGGAACCAGCAAAGACAAGTCTAAGGAGTCCATTGGAGTGACACAACCAGATTTCACAACACAACCCCAGAACACTACACAATCTATACAAACTGAATTCAAAATACAACCCCTGATAAAAAACCAAACAGATGTCACAACAATACCCCAGATAAAAACACAATCGGAGGTTACTACACAAACTGATTACGAAATACAACCCCATATCACAATACAACCAGAGGTTACTTCACAAACCCAGAACACTACACAATCAGAGGTTACTACACAAACTGATTACGAAATACAACCACAGATCACAATACAACCAGAGGTTACTTCACAAACCCAGAACACTACACAATCAGAGGTTACTACACAAACtgattacaaaatacaaccacaGATCACAATACAACCAGAGGTTACTTTACAACCCCAGAACACTACACAAACTGATTACAAAATACAACCTCAGATCACAATACAACCAGAGGTTAATTCACAACCCCAGGTTGCTACACAAACCGAATTTGTAACACAACCTCAGATCCCAATACAACACCAGGACACAGTGCAACCTCAAGTCAAATCACTATCAGAGGCAGCAACACAAACAGAATTCTCAACACAACCCCAGCTCACAACCATACCAGTGATCACAATACAATCCCAAGCCACAGCACAACCCCAAATGAACCCACAATCAGAGGCTGCTACACAGCCTGAGATCAGAACACAATCGGAGGCCACAACACAACCCAAGATCCCAACACAAGCTGACATCGAGACCCTGCCAGAGCCTCTCTCTCTGATCCCAGAGGGGCACGCGATGCTGGAGCAGCAGGACTCCCTGGAGGAGGAG ataCACATATCCATCTCCAAGTCTGCTCAGGCGAAGGTGCGTCAGAAGTGGAGgaaggagctggagctgctgtggagagagaaagagagagagcgagctcaGTGGAGGAGTGAAGCTGCTAGTGACAATGACCTCCGCACTGACTCCAGCATTGACCTTGACACAGTGGACAGCAGTGAACCTCAACCAG CTGCTGGAGTTGAGTCCCCAACCAGCACAGAGAGTCCCACAGACTCAGGGCAGCCAGCTGAACAGACACTTTCCTCAGAGCAGACCCAGCTCAGCCAGGGCCAGCAGGATGAGGAAAAGGATGAGGAGGAGAGCCACAAG ATTCACATATCCATCTCCAAGTCTGCCCAGGAGAAGGTGCGTCAGAAGTGGAGGAAGCTGGAGCTGctgcggagagagaaagagagggagcgAGCTCAGTGGAGAAGTGAAGATGACTGTGTCGAGCACCTCAGCAGTGACCCCATCAATGACCCCATGCATAATGCTGTCACCGTGGACAGCAGCAAGCCTCCATACG AGCTGGAATATGCCCCCCCACAGCGCCGCTCCAGCGTGGGCACAGTCCTGAGGAGACGGGCCAGCCGCCCCTCGCTGCCCACGGTCCACCAGCTGAGACGCCACTCTTCAG TAGTCCTGCCCTTGACCAGCTTACCCCAGGAACAAGAGGAGGATTCGTACAATGAAGAGACAAGACCCTTCTCCCGACCAGAGCAGCAGCTGAGTGCAGCGCTCAAAGCACTCGACGATAATGACTG GGAGGTGAAGAAGAGAGGGCTGTCCACTCTGCGCTGCCTGGCCTCCTGGCACCCCGATACCCTGCTGCCCCGGCTCCACGACGTCTGTCTGATGGTCACTCGAGAG gtGAATAACCTGCGCTCCAAGGTGGCCCGCTCGGCGATGCAGACGCTGGCGGATGTGGCACGGGCAGTGGGGCGGAGCCTGGACCCCGAGCTGGAGGAAGTGACCCGTGTCCTTCTGCTGAGGGCAGGCGACACCAGCGAGTTCTTGCGGGAGCGAGCGGAGTGGGCAGTGGGGGTGCTGGTGGCGAGTGCCACGCCCAGCCGTATGCTCGCTGCACTTATTGCTGCGGGGGCCAC GCAGCGCAATGTGTTGGTGCGTCGCTGTGCCGCGGAGCACATGCTGATGGCGGTGGAGACGCTGGGGGCAGAGAGGCTGTTGGGGGGGCGCGATGGCACGGAGCTCATCGTACAGACCATGGTGAAACTGGCACAGGATGCACACCAGGACACCAG GTTTTATGGGAGAAGGATGGTGACCATCCTGATGTCTCACCCAGAGTCTGACCACTTCATCCAGAAATCACTCTCCACCCATGACCTTCACTTCATCCTGACCTCCATCAAGCAGAAA GGGAAGAGGGACAGCGTTCCTGAACTGACACCTGTAAAGGGTCGAAGGTCATCCAGGGCCAGCTTTTCCACCGTTGCTAAGGAAGTTATGCTGCTTAACAGAAG GGAGAGTGCTCCGCAGCGTAGGGTCTCTGTGCACCCCCTGGAGCCGGCCCCTGCCCCCGGGGTCCTGGATGAAACCCCTCCCCATGGCGGGCTCCTACGCAAGGCTGTGGTGCGCAGTCTGGAGAACATGGAGAAACTAAAGGAGCTACACAGACTACTCACCTCCCGCGACTTCCAGGAACGCATGCAAGGGGTGTCCCTGCTCCTGCAGCTTGGCACAGACAACACCCAACTCATTACAGCCAACAGTGTGAAG ctcCTCGACTGGTTCTTACCGAGGCTCCAGGACTCCAACAGGAAGGTGAACCTGCAGGCCCTGCAGACGGCCAGCGAGCTGGTCCCCCTGCTCAAGGACAGCCTGCACCCCATCCTGTATCCTCTAGCAACCGTCGTCATTGACAACCTGAACTCCAAACACCCCGGAATCTCCCCTGCAGCCCGCAACCTGCTCGACTCCCTCATCACACACACTG ACAATGTGTTGCTGTTGCAGCTGTTGGCCAGCAGGGTGCAGTTCATCAGTGGCAGAGCAACCCATGATGTAATTGAGCGTCTGTCAG
- the LOC117410864 gene encoding TOG array regulator of axonemal microtubules protein 2-like isoform X2, whose protein sequence is MEHGNFTTGKFKAPVAVYCGSVPHVKPGYKPVRSGSLDSSMHLYGNDWRAVDMELFLPRLKPPVSERCVQSGESQKGVRHLVRGRPHQRRLSLLPIPISSRTQHPLSQPESQKLDKTGAKASSASLDSDTTWSQRKTRGSLEPDGAGTLPLRPAKARSPSQRPLNGFKPIPPIEPGSKKNSPPSESISKPSSPHPALPENSKPIPPIEPSSTPSSPSEPISNPSSELGSKPTPIIKLCPGPVVMDRGGGKGGSASLSGGPAEKPRVGDSQDKLDESLPSGTLRRRKSLLPIPLLGVARSRTPSPHPPSQPGRSPEVRADRRLSPEGESVPPAVSVRQYRGAGEWSAAVGVLPPASTESAGTSKDKSKESIGVTQPDFTTQPQNTTQSIQTEFKIQPLIKNQTDVTTIPQIKTQSEVTTQTDYEIQPHITIQPEVTSQTQNTTQSEVTTQTDYEIQPQITIQPEVTSQTQNTTQSEVTTQTDYKIQPQITIQPEVTLQPQNTTQTDYKIQPQITIQPEVNSQPQVATQTEFVTQPQIPIQHQDTVQPQVKSLSEAATQTEFSTQPQLTTIPVITIQSQATAQPQMNPQSEAATQPEIRTQSEATTQPKIPTQADIETLPEPLSLIPEGHAMLEQQDSLEEEIHISISKSAQAKVRQKWRKELELLWREKERERAQWRSEAASDNDLRTDSSIDLDTVDSSEPQPAAGVESPTSTESPTDSGQPAEQTLSSEQTQLSQGQQDEEKDEEESHKIHISISKSAQEKVRQKWRKLELLRREKERERAQWRSEDDCVEHLSSDPINDPMHNAVTVDSSKPPYELEYAPPQRRSSVGTVLRRRASRPSLPTVHQLRRHSSVVLPLTSLPQEQEEDSYNEETRPFSRPEQQLSAALKALDDNDWEVKKRGLSTLRCLASWHPDTLLPRLHDVCLMVTREVNNLRSKVARSAMQTLADVARAVGRSLDPELEEVTRVLLLRAGDTSEFLRERAEWAVGVLVASATPSRMLAALIAAGATQRNVLVRRCAAEHMLMAVETLGAERLLGGRDGTELIVQTMVKLAQDAHQDTRFYGRRMVTILMSHPESDHFIQKSLSTHDLHFILTSIKQKGKRDSVPELTPVKGRRSSRASFSTVAKEVMLLNRRESAPQRRVSVHPLEPAPAPGVLDETPPHGGLLRKAVVRSLENMEKLKELHRLLTSRDFQERMQGVSLLLQLGTDNTQLITANSVKVISDLLLVQTIGIN, encoded by the exons ATGGAACATGGCAACTTCACTACgg GTAAATTCAAGGCCCCGGTTGCAGTGTATTGTGGGAGCGTGCCCCATGTAAAGCCGGGGTACAAACCAGTGCGGAGTGGCAGCCTTGACTCAAGCATGCATCTCTATGGCAACGACTGGCGAGCTGTGGACATGG AGCTGTTCCTGCCCAGGCTGAAGCCGCCGGTGTCAGAGAGGTGTGTGCAGAGCGGAGAGAGTCAGAAGGGAGTGCGCCACCTTGTGAGAGGGAGGCCCCACCAGAGGAGACTGTCGCTGCTGCCCATCCCCATCAGCTCTCGAACCCAGCACCCACTCTCCCAGCCTGAGTCACAAAAGCTTGACAAGACAGGGGCCAAGGCAAGCAGTGCTTCACTGGACTCTGACACCACCTGGAGCCAGAGGAAGACAAGAG GCTCGTTGGAGCCCGATGGTGCAGGCACCCTGCCTCTCAGACCAGCCAAGGCTCGCTCCCCTTCTCAGAGACCCCTGAATGGGTTCAAACCCATCCCTCCTATTGAACCCGGGTCAAAAAAAAACAGCCCTCCCAGCGAGTCAATTTCCAAACCCAGTTCTCCTCACCCAGCCCTTCCAGAGAATTCTAAACCCATTCCCCCTATTGAACCCAGCTCCACACCCAGCTCTCCCAGTGAGCCCATCTCTAATCCCTCTTCTGAACTTGGGTCCAAACCCACACCCATCATAAAGCTGTGTCCCGGCCCTGTGGTGATGGACCGGGGAGGAGGGAAGGGGGGCAGTGCCAGTCTGTCTGGGGGTCCGGCAGAGAAACCCAGAGTGGGGGACTCCCAGGACAAACTAGATGAG TCCCTTCCTTCTGGAACTCTCAGAAGGAGGAAGTCGCTGCTTCCGATTCCCCTATTGGGAGTTGCTCGCAGCCGCACGCCTTCCCCTCACCCTCCCAGCCAACCAGGACGCAGCCCAGAGGTGCGCGCAGACAGGAG GTTGTCCCCCGAGGGTGAGAGTGTTCCTCCCGCAGTGTCAGTCCGTCAGTATCGGGGTGCAGGGGAGTGGAGTGCAG CTGTCGGAGTGTTGCCACCGGCCAGCACAGAGAGCGCCGGAACCAGCAAAGACAAGTCTAAGGAGTCCATTGGAGTGACACAACCAGATTTCACAACACAACCCCAGAACACTACACAATCTATACAAACTGAATTCAAAATACAACCCCTGATAAAAAACCAAACAGATGTCACAACAATACCCCAGATAAAAACACAATCGGAGGTTACTACACAAACTGATTACGAAATACAACCCCATATCACAATACAACCAGAGGTTACTTCACAAACCCAGAACACTACACAATCAGAGGTTACTACACAAACTGATTACGAAATACAACCACAGATCACAATACAACCAGAGGTTACTTCACAAACCCAGAACACTACACAATCAGAGGTTACTACACAAACtgattacaaaatacaaccacaGATCACAATACAACCAGAGGTTACTTTACAACCCCAGAACACTACACAAACTGATTACAAAATACAACCTCAGATCACAATACAACCAGAGGTTAATTCACAACCCCAGGTTGCTACACAAACCGAATTTGTAACACAACCTCAGATCCCAATACAACACCAGGACACAGTGCAACCTCAAGTCAAATCACTATCAGAGGCAGCAACACAAACAGAATTCTCAACACAACCCCAGCTCACAACCATACCAGTGATCACAATACAATCCCAAGCCACAGCACAACCCCAAATGAACCCACAATCAGAGGCTGCTACACAGCCTGAGATCAGAACACAATCGGAGGCCACAACACAACCCAAGATCCCAACACAAGCTGACATCGAGACCCTGCCAGAGCCTCTCTCTCTGATCCCAGAGGGGCACGCGATGCTGGAGCAGCAGGACTCCCTGGAGGAGGAG ataCACATATCCATCTCCAAGTCTGCTCAGGCGAAGGTGCGTCAGAAGTGGAGgaaggagctggagctgctgtggagagagaaagagagagagcgagctcaGTGGAGGAGTGAAGCTGCTAGTGACAATGACCTCCGCACTGACTCCAGCATTGACCTTGACACAGTGGACAGCAGTGAACCTCAACCAG CTGCTGGAGTTGAGTCCCCAACCAGCACAGAGAGTCCCACAGACTCAGGGCAGCCAGCTGAACAGACACTTTCCTCAGAGCAGACCCAGCTCAGCCAGGGCCAGCAGGATGAGGAAAAGGATGAGGAGGAGAGCCACAAG ATTCACATATCCATCTCCAAGTCTGCCCAGGAGAAGGTGCGTCAGAAGTGGAGGAAGCTGGAGCTGctgcggagagagaaagagagggagcgAGCTCAGTGGAGAAGTGAAGATGACTGTGTCGAGCACCTCAGCAGTGACCCCATCAATGACCCCATGCATAATGCTGTCACCGTGGACAGCAGCAAGCCTCCATACG AGCTGGAATATGCCCCCCCACAGCGCCGCTCCAGCGTGGGCACAGTCCTGAGGAGACGGGCCAGCCGCCCCTCGCTGCCCACGGTCCACCAGCTGAGACGCCACTCTTCAG TAGTCCTGCCCTTGACCAGCTTACCCCAGGAACAAGAGGAGGATTCGTACAATGAAGAGACAAGACCCTTCTCCCGACCAGAGCAGCAGCTGAGTGCAGCGCTCAAAGCACTCGACGATAATGACTG GGAGGTGAAGAAGAGAGGGCTGTCCACTCTGCGCTGCCTGGCCTCCTGGCACCCCGATACCCTGCTGCCCCGGCTCCACGACGTCTGTCTGATGGTCACTCGAGAG gtGAATAACCTGCGCTCCAAGGTGGCCCGCTCGGCGATGCAGACGCTGGCGGATGTGGCACGGGCAGTGGGGCGGAGCCTGGACCCCGAGCTGGAGGAAGTGACCCGTGTCCTTCTGCTGAGGGCAGGCGACACCAGCGAGTTCTTGCGGGAGCGAGCGGAGTGGGCAGTGGGGGTGCTGGTGGCGAGTGCCACGCCCAGCCGTATGCTCGCTGCACTTATTGCTGCGGGGGCCAC GCAGCGCAATGTGTTGGTGCGTCGCTGTGCCGCGGAGCACATGCTGATGGCGGTGGAGACGCTGGGGGCAGAGAGGCTGTTGGGGGGGCGCGATGGCACGGAGCTCATCGTACAGACCATGGTGAAACTGGCACAGGATGCACACCAGGACACCAG GTTTTATGGGAGAAGGATGGTGACCATCCTGATGTCTCACCCAGAGTCTGACCACTTCATCCAGAAATCACTCTCCACCCATGACCTTCACTTCATCCTGACCTCCATCAAGCAGAAA GGGAAGAGGGACAGCGTTCCTGAACTGACACCTGTAAAGGGTCGAAGGTCATCCAGGGCCAGCTTTTCCACCGTTGCTAAGGAAGTTATGCTGCTTAACAGAAG GGAGAGTGCTCCGCAGCGTAGGGTCTCTGTGCACCCCCTGGAGCCGGCCCCTGCCCCCGGGGTCCTGGATGAAACCCCTCCCCATGGCGGGCTCCTACGCAAGGCTGTGGTGCGCAGTCTGGAGAACATGGAGAAACTAAAGGAGCTACACAGACTACTCACCTCCCGCGACTTCCAGGAACGCATGCAAGGGGTGTCCCTGCTCCTGCAGCTTGGCACAGACAACACCCAACTCATTACAGCCAACAGTGTGAAGGTAATCTCTGATCTGCTGCTCGTTCAAACCATTGGCATCAATTAG